One genomic region from Pseudoduganella dura encodes:
- a CDS encoding LytR/AlgR family response regulator transcription factor, with the protein MKNPTALIADDEEPMRDMLRARLAECWPELAIAAEAANGVEAIALAGRHQPDVVFLDIRMPGLSGIEAARMLFNRCHIVFVTAYDQYAIEAFEQGALDYLLKPVGGERLKTTCARLKERIGQRPADIAVQLSRLLDGRGGGGNSGNHGGRREYLHWIQAQVGSSLRMISTREILFFQADEKYTRVQTAQGEVLIRKTLKELADELDPDEFWRIHRSTLVRVDAIAEVTRDLRGRQMVRVKHCAEQLEVSRGNTHLFQQM; encoded by the coding sequence ATGAAAAACCCTACCGCGCTGATCGCCGACGACGAGGAACCGATGCGCGACATGCTGCGCGCCCGGCTGGCCGAATGCTGGCCGGAGCTGGCGATCGCGGCCGAAGCGGCGAACGGCGTGGAAGCGATCGCGCTGGCCGGCCGGCACCAGCCGGACGTGGTGTTCCTCGATATCCGCATGCCCGGGCTGTCCGGCATCGAGGCCGCGCGGATGCTGTTCAACCGCTGCCACATCGTGTTCGTCACCGCCTATGACCAGTATGCGATCGAGGCATTCGAGCAGGGTGCGCTGGACTACCTGCTGAAACCGGTCGGCGGCGAGCGCCTGAAGACCACCTGCGCGCGGCTGAAGGAGCGCATCGGGCAACGGCCGGCCGATATCGCGGTGCAGCTGTCGCGGCTCCTCGACGGGCGCGGCGGCGGCGGCAACAGCGGCAATCATGGCGGCAGGCGCGAGTACCTGCACTGGATCCAGGCACAGGTGGGCAGCAGTTTGCGCATGATCAGCACGCGCGAGATCCTGTTCTTCCAGGCCGACGAAAAATATACCCGGGTGCAGACGGCGCAGGGCGAAGTGCTGATCCGCAAGACGCTGAAGGAACTGGCGGACGAGCTCGATCCGGACGAATTCTGGCGCATCCACCGCTCCACGCTGGTGCGCGTGGATGCGATCGCCGAAGTCACGCGCGACCTGCGCGGCAGGCAGATGGTGCGCGTGAAGCACTGCGCGGAACAGCTCGAAGTCAGTCGCGGCAACACCCATTTATTCCAGCAAATGTAA
- the deoC gene encoding deoxyribose-phosphate aldolase: MSNPSGKDFKRNEAIGLDLGWLNHIHVNKAAAERRAASLANRRTVKKEYQAAWLVKAIELIDLTTLSGDDTPGRVERLCMKAMRPLRTDLVEALGLQERNLKTGAVCVYHEMIRHADKVLRGRLPIAAVSTGFPAGLTSMETKVREIELSVADGAQEIDIVITRQHVLTGNWQALYDEMLAYRQACGEAHVKAILATGDLVTLENVARASWVCMMAGADFIKTSTGKEGVNATIPVSLVMVRAIREYYERTGFQIGYKPAGGVSTAKAALQYMTVMKEELGNEWLEPHLFRIGASSLLTDIERQLEHYVTGNYSAVHRHAQP; this comes from the coding sequence ATGAGCAACCCCTCCGGCAAAGACTTCAAGCGCAACGAGGCCATCGGCCTCGACCTGGGCTGGCTGAACCACATCCACGTCAACAAGGCGGCCGCCGAACGCCGCGCCGCGTCGCTGGCGAACCGCCGCACCGTGAAGAAGGAATACCAGGCCGCGTGGCTGGTCAAGGCGATCGAGCTGATCGACCTGACCACCCTGTCCGGCGACGATACGCCGGGCCGCGTGGAGCGCCTGTGCATGAAGGCGATGCGGCCGCTGCGCACCGACCTCGTCGAAGCGCTGGGACTGCAGGAGCGCAACCTGAAGACGGGTGCCGTCTGCGTGTACCACGAGATGATCCGCCACGCCGACAAGGTGCTGCGGGGCCGCCTGCCGATCGCCGCCGTGTCGACCGGCTTCCCGGCCGGCCTGACGAGCATGGAAACGAAAGTGCGCGAGATCGAACTGTCGGTCGCCGACGGTGCGCAGGAAATCGACATCGTCATCACCCGCCAGCACGTGCTGACCGGGAACTGGCAGGCGCTGTACGACGAGATGCTGGCTTACCGCCAGGCCTGCGGCGAAGCGCATGTGAAGGCGATCCTGGCGACGGGCGACCTGGTCACGCTGGAAAACGTGGCCAGGGCATCGTGGGTGTGCATGATGGCCGGCGCCGACTTCATCAAGACCTCCACCGGCAAGGAAGGCGTGAACGCCACGATCCCCGTATCCCTCGTGATGGTGCGGGCGATCCGCGAATACTACGAGCGCACCGGCTTCCAGATCGGCTACAAGCCGGCCGGCGGCGTGTCGACGGCCAAGGCCGCGCTGCAATACATGACGGTGATGAAGGAGGAACTGGGCAACGAGTGGCTGGAACCGCACCTGTTCCGCATCGGCGCATCGAGCCTGCTGACCGACATCGAGCGCCAGCTGGAACACTACGTGACCGGCAATTATTCGGCCGTCCACCGTCACGCGCAACCATAA
- a CDS encoding nucleoside deaminase — translation MKKTIDVQAAVTIASLEAIAAKTQGTFGVGAVMLDGFGNVLQAVHNQVIRDGLIWDPTAHGERQLVDWYYAEGAKGRALPPPREITIVTSLDPCCMCAGAILAAGFNVVVAANDGKAGINHDGAGTFAALPEALRARARETFAYPAVLGSSSYARDAGGAPPPPFFIGKTIAEPTQALCSLVFEATTEAVMDLFDTDPPRSGLLDPATLPAEHPIVRALKRACPDALTYRATPQRPDAGLAPYLLHAMERDRAQGGSGNAVALLDAFGNLLLCCHGRQTQSGIRTAFMECTRNYALLRHKLMAGAGVERQQEVRRYLGHPKDGTFVCAVGPDEGAHSFMELGAYGSTMEGALRPENPAQLQYVRPAMAPGALEALCRSLPPLYRDRIGIRPVQVADCELVAALEREAG, via the coding sequence GTGAAAAAAACCATCGACGTCCAGGCGGCCGTCACCATCGCATCGCTCGAGGCCATCGCCGCGAAGACGCAGGGCACGTTCGGCGTCGGCGCGGTGATGCTGGACGGCTTCGGCAACGTGCTGCAGGCGGTGCACAACCAGGTGATCCGCGATGGCCTGATCTGGGACCCGACCGCGCACGGCGAGCGCCAGCTGGTCGACTGGTATTACGCGGAAGGTGCGAAGGGCAGGGCGCTGCCGCCGCCGCGAGAGATCACGATCGTCACGTCGCTCGATCCGTGCTGCATGTGCGCGGGGGCGATCCTGGCGGCGGGGTTCAACGTCGTCGTGGCCGCGAACGACGGCAAGGCGGGCATCAATCACGACGGCGCGGGCACCTTCGCCGCGCTGCCCGAAGCGCTGCGCGCGCGTGCGCGCGAGACCTTTGCCTACCCGGCCGTGCTGGGATCGTCGTCGTATGCGCGCGACGCCGGCGGTGCGCCGCCGCCGCCGTTCTTCATCGGCAAGACGATCGCCGAACCCACGCAAGCCCTGTGTTCGCTGGTGTTCGAAGCCACCACCGAAGCGGTGATGGACCTGTTCGACACCGATCCGCCCCGCTCCGGCCTGCTCGATCCCGCCACGCTGCCGGCGGAACACCCGATCGTGCGGGCACTGAAGCGTGCCTGCCCGGATGCGCTGACCTACCGCGCCACGCCGCAGCGGCCCGATGCCGGCCTGGCCCCCTACCTGCTGCACGCGATGGAGCGCGACCGCGCGCAGGGCGGCTCCGGCAACGCGGTGGCGTTGCTCGATGCGTTCGGCAACCTGCTGCTGTGCTGCCATGGCAGGCAGACGCAATCGGGCATCCGCACCGCGTTCATGGAATGCACGCGGAATTACGCGCTGCTGCGCCATAAATTGATGGCGGGAGCCGGCGTGGAACGCCAGCAGGAAGTGCGCCGCTACCTCGGGCACCCGAAGGACGGCACCTTCGTGTGCGCGGTGGGGCCGGACGAGGGCGCGCACAGCTTCATGGAGCTGGGGGCCTACGGTTCGACAATGGAAGGGGCGCTGCGGCCGGAGAACCCGGCGCAGTTGCAATACGTTCGGCCCGCGATGGCGCCCGGCGCGCTCGAAGCGCTGTGCCGGAGCCTGCCGCCGCTGTATCGCGACCGTATCGGCATCCGCCCGGTACAGGTGGCCGACTGCGAGCTGGTCGCGGCGCTGGAACGCGAAGCGGGCTGA
- the deoA gene encoding thymidine phosphorylase, with product MYLPQEIIRKKRDKGTLTAEEIRFFVGGITTGETTEGQIAALAMAVYFNDMTMDERVAFTLAMRDSGDVLEWQSLDLPGPVMDKHSTGGVGDLVSLLLGPMIAACGGFVPMISGRGLGHTGGTLDKFDSIPGYTTVPDNELFRKVVKEVGVAIIGQTASLAPADKRFYGIRDVTGTVESVAMITGSILSKKLAAGLDVLVMDVKAGSGAFMPTYEKSVELAESIVHVGNGAGTLTSALLTDMSESLAPAAGNAVEVRCAIDYLTGKSRPARLHEVTLALCAEMLVLGKLAANEEEARGKLQASLDSGEAADRFGRMVAALGGPADLMQDPDKYLEKAPIIVPVPALRSGYASATNARDIGLAVVALGGGRTRPQDTIDFAVGLTELAELGQRIEAGQPLAYVHARTEAAARRAIADVQAAYTIADTAPAANPIVYRTIRP from the coding sequence ATGTACCTCCCCCAGGAAATCATCCGCAAGAAGCGCGACAAGGGCACCCTGACCGCCGAGGAAATCCGTTTCTTCGTCGGCGGCATCACCACCGGTGAAACGACGGAAGGCCAGATCGCCGCGCTGGCGATGGCCGTCTACTTCAACGACATGACGATGGACGAGCGCGTTGCCTTCACGCTCGCCATGCGCGATTCCGGCGACGTGCTGGAGTGGCAATCGCTGGACCTGCCCGGTCCGGTGATGGACAAGCATTCGACCGGCGGCGTGGGCGACCTGGTATCGCTGCTGCTGGGCCCCATGATCGCCGCGTGCGGCGGCTTCGTGCCGATGATCTCGGGCCGCGGCCTGGGCCACACCGGCGGCACGCTGGACAAGTTCGACTCGATCCCCGGCTACACCACCGTGCCGGACAACGAACTGTTCCGCAAGGTCGTGAAGGAAGTGGGCGTGGCCATCATCGGCCAGACCGCTTCGCTGGCACCGGCCGACAAGCGCTTCTACGGCATCCGCGACGTGACCGGCACCGTGGAATCGGTGGCGATGATCACCGGGTCGATCCTGTCGAAGAAACTGGCCGCCGGCCTCGATGTGCTGGTAATGGACGTGAAGGCCGGTAGCGGCGCGTTCATGCCCACCTATGAAAAATCGGTGGAGCTGGCCGAGTCGATCGTCCACGTCGGCAACGGCGCCGGCACGCTCACTTCGGCACTGCTGACGGACATGAGCGAATCGCTGGCGCCCGCCGCCGGCAACGCCGTCGAAGTGCGCTGCGCGATCGACTACCTGACCGGCAAGTCGCGCCCGGCGCGCCTGCACGAAGTCACGCTGGCGCTGTGCGCCGAGATGCTGGTGCTGGGCAAGCTGGCCGCCAACGAGGAGGAAGCGCGCGGCAAGCTGCAGGCATCGCTCGATTCCGGCGAAGCCGCCGACCGCTTCGGCCGCATGGTCGCCGCGCTGGGCGGCCCGGCCGACCTGATGCAGGACCCGGACAAGTACCTGGAAAAGGCGCCGATCATCGTGCCGGTACCGGCACTGCGATCGGGCTACGCCTCCGCCACGAACGCCCGCGACATCGGCCTGGCCGTGGTCGCCCTGGGCGGCGGCCGCACCCGCCCGCAGGACACGATCGACTTCGCCGTCGGCCTGACGGAACTGGCCGAACTGGGCCAGCGCATCGAAGCAGGCCAGCCGCTGGCGTACGTGCATGCCCGCACCGAAGCCGCCGCCCGGCGCGCGATCGCCGACGTGCAGGCCGCCTACACGATCGCCGACACGGCCCCGGCCGCGAACCCGATCGTCTACCGCACGATCCGCCCATAA
- the xapA gene encoding xanthosine phosphorylase: MSNNSPFQAAAIVRSRMPAGFAPRAALILGSGLGVLADQMTDVVSIGFDELPGFPISTVHGHAGQMVLGNLAGVPVVCLKGRGHFYEGYGLGVMTSAVRTLKLLGCEFVFVTNAAGSLRAEVDAGSLVALNDHINFLPGSPMIGPNDERFGPRFFSMANAYDADLRKQLQDTAAAQNITLHEGVYIAYSGPSFETPAEIRAFTRLGADVVGMSVVPEVVPARHCGLKVVGVSVVTNLAEGLSPFPLSHEQTLKYAAVGAESLVKLIQAFFANLAKA, translated from the coding sequence ATGTCGAACAATTCCCCCTTCCAGGCCGCCGCCATCGTGCGCTCCCGCATGCCGGCCGGCTTCGCGCCGCGCGCCGCGCTGATCCTCGGTTCCGGCCTCGGCGTGCTGGCCGACCAGATGACCGATGTCGTCTCGATCGGTTTCGACGAGCTGCCGGGCTTCCCGATCAGCACCGTGCATGGCCACGCGGGCCAGATGGTGCTGGGCAACCTGGCCGGCGTGCCGGTCGTGTGCCTGAAGGGCCGCGGCCACTTCTACGAAGGCTATGGCCTGGGTGTGATGACGAGCGCTGTCCGCACGCTGAAACTGCTGGGCTGCGAATTCGTGTTCGTGACCAACGCGGCCGGTTCGCTGCGCGCTGAAGTCGACGCCGGCTCGCTGGTGGCGCTGAACGACCACATCAACTTCCTGCCGGGCTCGCCGATGATCGGCCCGAACGACGAACGTTTCGGCCCGCGCTTCTTCAGCATGGCCAACGCGTACGACGCCGACCTGCGCAAGCAGCTGCAGGACACCGCGGCGGCGCAGAACATCACGCTGCACGAAGGCGTGTACATCGCCTACTCGGGCCCGAGCTTCGAAACGCCGGCCGAGATCCGCGCGTTCACCCGCCTGGGCGCGGATGTCGTCGGCATGTCGGTGGTGCCGGAAGTGGTGCCGGCCCGTCATTGCGGCCTGAAGGTGGTGGGCGTGTCCGTCGTCACCAACCTGGCCGAAGGCCTGTCGCCGTTCCCGCTGTCCCATGAGCAGACGCTGAAATACGCGGCCGTGGGCGCCGAAAGCCTGGTGAAACTGATCCAGGCGTTCTTTGCGAATCTCGCAAAAGCGTAA
- a CDS encoding cytidine deaminase encodes MNTEQLIEEAKAARLKAYTPYSSFKVGAALLASDGRVFHGCNVENASYGLCNCAERTAFFSAIAHGYKPGDFDKLVVVGETDGPIAPCGACRQVILELGGNALPVVLTNLTGDVFETTAAAQLPNAFGGQDLQRR; translated from the coding sequence ATGAACACCGAACAACTGATCGAGGAAGCCAAGGCGGCACGCCTGAAGGCTTATACGCCGTACTCCAGCTTCAAGGTGGGTGCGGCGCTGCTGGCCAGCGACGGCAGGGTTTTCCATGGCTGTAACGTGGAGAACGCTTCGTACGGCCTGTGCAACTGCGCCGAGCGCACCGCGTTCTTCAGCGCGATCGCGCATGGCTACAAGCCGGGCGATTTCGACAAGCTCGTCGTCGTGGGCGAGACCGATGGCCCGATCGCGCCGTGCGGCGCCTGCCGCCAGGTGATCCTGGAACTGGGCGGCAACGCGCTGCCGGTGGTGCTGACGAACCTGACGGGCGACGTGTTCGAGACTACCGCCGCGGCCCAGCTGCCGAACGCGTTCGGCGGCCAGGACCTGCAGCGCAGGTGA
- a CDS encoding sensor histidine kinase: protein MKTAATGARGALGFVRELGETASSLWWQFFDWLAQVPMRQLVMTWLLALLLTATPAIHPEQAVAFIFISLGLKVLAGGKRKAEIEARRASEQAGTEELERRLVEARMAALQAQVEPHFLFNTLALIGQLIETDPPQAAQIHQHLIDYLRSTLPQMRSRGNGTLARQIALSRSYLAIMQARMKTRLAVSIDVPPELESATFPAMMLQILIENAIKHGLEPKIEGGRIDIRASGTGTMLQVDVQDDGVGFSRYAGDGIGLANVRERLKLMYGTRAELQIETPAEGGCRASIRVPFAPDIFADQHK from the coding sequence ATGAAGACAGCCGCAACAGGCGCCCGCGGCGCGCTGGGATTCGTGCGCGAGCTGGGCGAAACCGCCAGCTCGCTGTGGTGGCAGTTCTTCGACTGGCTGGCGCAGGTGCCGATGCGCCAGCTCGTGATGACATGGCTGCTGGCGCTGCTGCTGACCGCCACGCCGGCGATCCATCCGGAACAGGCGGTGGCGTTCATCTTCATCTCGCTGGGCCTGAAGGTGCTGGCGGGCGGCAAGCGCAAGGCCGAGATCGAGGCGCGCCGCGCATCCGAGCAGGCCGGCACCGAGGAGCTGGAACGCCGGCTGGTCGAAGCGCGCATGGCCGCGCTGCAGGCCCAGGTGGAGCCGCACTTCCTGTTCAACACGCTGGCATTGATCGGCCAGCTGATCGAGACCGATCCGCCGCAGGCGGCGCAGATCCACCAGCACCTGATCGACTACCTGCGCTCCACGTTGCCGCAGATGCGCTCGCGCGGCAACGGCACGCTGGCCCGGCAGATCGCCCTGTCGCGCTCCTACCTGGCGATCATGCAGGCGCGAATGAAGACGCGGCTGGCCGTGTCGATCGACGTGCCGCCCGAACTGGAGAGCGCCACGTTTCCGGCGATGATGCTGCAGATCCTGATCGAGAATGCGATCAAGCACGGGCTCGAACCGAAGATCGAAGGCGGCCGGATCGATATCCGGGCGTCGGGTACCGGCACGATGCTGCAGGTGGATGTGCAGGATGACGGCGTGGGCTTCTCGCGCTACGCCGGCGACGGCATCGGCCTGGCCAACGTGCGCGAGCGGCTCAAGCTGATGTACGGCACGCGCGCGGAACTGCAGATCGAAACGCCGGCCGAAGGCGGCTGCCGGGCGTCGATCCGGGTGCCGTTCGCACCGGATATCTTTGCCGATCAACATAAATGA
- a CDS encoding aldehyde dehydrogenase family protein: MPTALTINEILNTMEYGPAPESQKEAQAWLDQHGRKFGLFVDNAWSEPEGDANELFASTNPADGKPLAELTQATPDDVDRAVAAARRAQPAWAALGGHGRAKILYAIARLMQKHARLFAVLETLDNGKTIRETRDADLPLVARHFYHHAGWAQLLDEEFPNHRPVGVVGQIVPWNFPLLMLAWKIAPALAAGNTVVFKPAEYTPLSALLFAEICVQAGVPAGVVNIVTGDGRTGEAIVKHEGIDKLAFTGSTEVGRLIREATAGTGKKLSLELGGKSPYIVFDDADLDAAVEGLVDSIWFNQGQVCCAGSRLLVQESVEERFLKKLKSRMDNLRLGSPLDKSMDIGALVDPVQRQRIHGLVEAARSEGCEIYQPSACEIPADGSWFPPTLILGASTSAAVAQAEIFGPVLVAMSFRTPAEAVQLANNTVYGLAACVWSENISLALDVAPQIKAGVVWINTANQFDAACGFGGYKESGYGREGGREGLYEYLVPVSEDARPALPAVVKAASKAVAPVAGAFAIDRTAKLYIGGKQARPDGAYSRAVHGADGAFIAEVGEGSRKDIRNAVEAAHKAAGWTKATAHNRAQVLYYIAENLAARGREFAERIAAQTGSKDAEKEVQASVERLFYWAAWADKYDGAAHQPPMHGITVALNEAIGVIGIVCPNENPLLGFISLVAPAIAVGNRVVAVPSEAYPLSATDLYQVFDTSDLPGGVVNIVTGSADELARTLATHADIDAVWRHDGSAEGCAEVERLSAGSLKRTWTGGAKGRDWFSTQQAAGRTVLQHVTQVKNIWIPYGV; this comes from the coding sequence ATGCCAACCGCACTTACCATCAACGAGATCCTGAATACCATGGAATACGGCCCCGCACCCGAGAGCCAGAAAGAAGCGCAAGCGTGGCTGGACCAGCATGGCCGCAAGTTCGGCCTGTTCGTCGACAATGCGTGGTCCGAGCCCGAGGGTGACGCGAACGAGCTGTTCGCATCGACCAACCCGGCCGACGGCAAGCCGCTGGCCGAGCTGACGCAGGCAACGCCCGACGACGTGGACCGCGCCGTCGCGGCCGCGCGCCGCGCCCAGCCGGCATGGGCCGCACTGGGCGGCCATGGCCGCGCGAAGATCCTGTACGCGATCGCGCGCCTGATGCAGAAGCACGCGCGCCTGTTCGCCGTGCTGGAAACGCTGGACAACGGCAAGACCATCCGCGAAACGCGCGATGCCGATTTGCCGCTGGTGGCGCGTCACTTCTACCACCACGCTGGCTGGGCGCAGCTGCTCGATGAAGAATTCCCGAATCACCGCCCGGTGGGCGTCGTCGGCCAGATCGTGCCGTGGAACTTCCCGCTGCTGATGCTGGCGTGGAAGATCGCCCCGGCGCTGGCCGCCGGCAACACGGTCGTGTTCAAGCCGGCCGAGTACACGCCGCTGTCCGCACTGCTGTTCGCCGAGATCTGCGTGCAGGCGGGCGTGCCGGCCGGCGTGGTCAACATCGTCACCGGCGATGGCCGCACCGGCGAAGCGATCGTGAAGCACGAAGGCATCGACAAGCTGGCGTTCACCGGCTCGACCGAAGTGGGGCGCCTGATCCGCGAAGCCACGGCCGGCACCGGCAAGAAGCTGTCGCTGGAACTGGGCGGCAAGTCGCCGTACATCGTGTTCGACGATGCCGACCTGGACGCGGCCGTGGAAGGCCTGGTCGATTCGATCTGGTTCAATCAGGGGCAGGTATGCTGCGCCGGTTCGCGCCTGCTGGTGCAGGAATCGGTCGAGGAACGCTTCCTGAAAAAACTGAAGAGCCGCATGGACAACCTGCGCCTCGGTTCGCCGCTCGACAAGTCGATGGACATCGGCGCGCTGGTCGATCCGGTCCAGCGCCAGCGCATCCATGGCCTGGTGGAAGCGGCGCGTTCCGAAGGCTGCGAGATCTATCAACCATCGGCCTGCGAAATCCCGGCCGACGGTTCGTGGTTCCCGCCCACGCTGATCCTGGGCGCGTCCACGTCGGCTGCCGTGGCACAGGCCGAGATCTTCGGCCCGGTGCTGGTGGCGATGAGCTTCCGCACGCCGGCCGAGGCGGTGCAGCTGGCCAACAACACCGTGTACGGCCTGGCCGCGTGCGTCTGGTCCGAGAACATCAGCCTGGCGCTGGACGTGGCGCCGCAGATCAAGGCCGGCGTGGTGTGGATCAACACGGCGAACCAGTTCGATGCCGCGTGCGGCTTCGGCGGCTACAAGGAATCGGGCTATGGCCGCGAAGGCGGGCGCGAAGGGCTGTATGAATACCTGGTGCCGGTGAGCGAGGATGCGCGTCCGGCGCTGCCAGCGGTCGTGAAGGCGGCTTCGAAGGCCGTGGCGCCGGTTGCCGGCGCCTTCGCCATCGACCGCACGGCCAAGCTGTACATCGGCGGCAAGCAGGCCCGCCCGGATGGCGCCTACAGCCGCGCGGTCCACGGAGCCGACGGCGCCTTCATCGCCGAAGTGGGCGAGGGCAGCCGCAAGGACATCCGCAACGCCGTGGAAGCCGCGCACAAGGCCGCCGGCTGGACGAAAGCCACCGCGCACAACCGCGCGCAGGTGCTGTACTACATCGCCGAGAACCTGGCCGCCCGCGGCCGCGAGTTCGCCGAGCGCATCGCCGCCCAGACCGGTTCGAAGGACGCCGAAAAAGAAGTGCAGGCTTCCGTGGAACGCCTGTTCTACTGGGCCGCGTGGGCCGACAAATATGACGGCGCCGCGCACCAGCCGCCGATGCACGGCATCACCGTGGCGCTGAACGAAGCCATCGGCGTGATCGGCATCGTCTGCCCGAACGAGAACCCGCTGCTGGGCTTCATCTCGCTGGTGGCCCCGGCGATCGCCGTGGGCAACCGCGTGGTGGCCGTGCCTTCCGAGGCATACCCGCTGTCGGCGACCGACCTGTACCAGGTGTTCGATACGTCCGACCTGCCGGGCGGCGTGGTCAACATCGTCACCGGCAGCGCCGACGAGCTGGCGCGCACGCTGGCCACGCACGCCGATATCGACGCGGTATGGCGCCACGACGGCTCGGCGGAAGGCTGCGCCGAAGTGGAGCGGCTGTCGGCCGGTTCGCTGAAGCGCACGTGGACCGGCGGCGCGAAAGGGCGCGACTGGTTCAGCACGCAGCAGGCCGCCGGGCGCACCGTGTTGCAGCACGTGACGCAGGTGAAGAATATCTGGATTCCGTACGGGGTCTGA
- a CDS encoding VOC family protein, giving the protein MTPHKTPHKTASPHTTIPSNTRATIMPCLRYRNAPAAIEWLCSTLGFEATLVVRNEDGTVAHAQLTFGNGMIMLGSVFDTEYGRLLKQPSETGRFVTQSSYLAVNDADKVHERVMDAGGEVVLPLQDEDYGGRGFTCRDPEGHVWSIGTYDPWAEAERPR; this is encoded by the coding sequence ATGACGCCCCACAAGACGCCCCACAAGACGGCCAGCCCCCATACGACGATACCCAGTAATACGCGTGCCACGATCATGCCTTGCCTGCGCTACCGCAATGCCCCCGCCGCCATCGAATGGCTGTGCAGCACGCTGGGATTCGAAGCCACCCTCGTGGTGCGCAACGAGGATGGCACGGTCGCCCATGCCCAGCTCACGTTCGGCAACGGCATGATCATGCTGGGATCGGTCTTCGATACCGAGTATGGTCGCCTGCTGAAGCAGCCGTCGGAAACCGGCAGGTTCGTCACGCAAAGTTCCTACCTTGCCGTCAACGATGCGGACAAGGTGCACGAGCGCGTCATGGATGCCGGCGGCGAAGTCGTGCTGCCGCTGCAGGACGAGGATTATGGCGGCCGCGGCTTCACGTGCCGCGACCCCGAAGGCCACGTGTGGAGCATCGGCACCTACGATCCGTGGGCCGAGGCCGAACGGCCGCGCTGA
- a CDS encoding phosphopentomutase, with protein sequence MSRAFILLLDSFGLGATPDAEKYGDAATNTFGHIAKWAADQGKPMALPALEKLGLAAAAHAACGTWAPGFDMREGFTAAYGAAREQSTGKDTQSGHWEIAGVPVLFDWGYFPKMVPTFPKELTDQLQALTGVPGFLGNCHASGTTIITELGDESVATGKPILYTSADSVLQIAAHEELFGLDRLYDMCEKAYELVKPYNIGRVIARPFLGSDGNYKRTANRHDYAVPPTGPTLLDHVKDAGGEVIALGKISDIYAGQGVSRVVKGPDNMALFERLLEVEGQAGDKSLTFVNFVDFDMHFGHRRDVQGYSQALHELDARLPEFIARLKDGDLVVITADHGCDPTSPGSDHTREHIPMIFFGPGVAGRALGISETFSDIGQTIAHHLGVKPLSNGTNLL encoded by the coding sequence ATGTCACGCGCATTCATCCTCCTGCTCGATTCCTTCGGCCTCGGCGCCACGCCGGACGCCGAAAAATATGGCGACGCCGCCACCAACACCTTCGGCCACATCGCCAAGTGGGCTGCCGATCAGGGCAAGCCGATGGCGCTGCCGGCGCTGGAAAAGCTGGGCCTCGCGGCCGCCGCGCATGCCGCCTGCGGCACCTGGGCGCCCGGCTTCGACATGCGCGAAGGCTTTACCGCCGCCTACGGCGCCGCGCGCGAACAGTCGACGGGCAAGGATACGCAGAGCGGCCACTGGGAAATCGCCGGCGTGCCGGTGCTGTTCGACTGGGGCTACTTCCCGAAAATGGTGCCCACGTTCCCCAAGGAGCTGACGGACCAGCTGCAGGCACTGACCGGCGTGCCGGGCTTCCTGGGCAACTGCCACGCATCGGGCACCACGATCATCACCGAGCTGGGCGACGAGAGCGTGGCCACCGGCAAGCCGATCCTGTACACGTCCGCCGACTCGGTGCTGCAGATCGCCGCGCACGAGGAACTCTTCGGCCTCGATCGCCTGTACGACATGTGCGAGAAGGCCTATGAACTCGTGAAGCCGTACAACATCGGCCGCGTGATCGCGCGCCCGTTCCTCGGCAGCGACGGCAACTACAAGCGCACCGCCAACCGGCACGACTACGCCGTGCCGCCAACCGGCCCCACGCTGCTGGACCACGTGAAGGATGCCGGCGGCGAAGTGATCGCGCTGGGCAAGATCAGCGACATCTACGCCGGCCAGGGCGTGTCGCGCGTGGTGAAGGGCCCGGACAACATGGCCCTGTTCGAGCGGCTGCTGGAAGTGGAAGGGCAGGCCGGCGACAAGTCGCTGACGTTCGTGAACTTCGTCGACTTCGACATGCATTTCGGCCACCGCCGCGACGTGCAGGGCTACTCGCAGGCGCTGCACGAACTCGATGCGCGGCTGCCCGAGTTCATCGCCAGGCTGAAGGACGGCGACCTGGTCGTGATCACCGCCGACCATGGCTGCGATCCCACGTCGCCCGGTTCCGACCACACGCGCGAGCATATCCCGATGATCTTCTTCGGCCCCGGCGTGGCCGGCCGCGCGCTGGGCATCTCGGAAACGTTCTCCGACATCGGCCAGACCATCGCGCATCACCTTGGCGTGAAACCCCTTTCCAACGGAACCAACCTGTTATGA